Below is a window of Desmonostoc muscorum LEGE 12446 DNA.
AGGCAGAAAGTAGTTTATTGAGTTGGGAAGGCAAGTTACCTGTGGCTTGGGTGACGCGAGATATCAGTAAAAGTGGAGTCATTGGTGACGCCACAACCGCAACTAAAGAAAAAGGCGATCGCATTCTCGAATCTGTCGCTAACGGTTGGGTACAAGTTATTCAGGATATTTACGCTTTTCAACAACCAAAAGTTCAAAGTTAACAATACCTGAGATGCAGCACAACATCTAAATTTGTTAATCTAAGAATAATGGAAATAGTACTGGGGTAGCTAGTTAAAATCTATCAGACAGTAAATTTCTCTTGAAAGTTTTATCAGAAAAAAATTATGACGGCCTTTGAACCTCAAAGCATCCGCTCTTATAGCCAAGAAGATGTACAACAAATTTTACACTTGGCGATCGCTCGTCAAGCTGATGATAAAGACACAGAATTTTCTTATGAACAGCTATTAGAAATTGCTGCTGAGTTAGAAATTGCACCTGAATCTTTAAAATTAGCAGAACGTGATTGGGTAGTGCAACAAAGCCAAGTTCAACAGCGAAAAGCTTTTGACGCCTTCCGCCAAAGAAGATTTCAGAAGCGTCTAGGCAATTATGCAATTTTTAATGGCTTTTTGATACTCGTCGATTTAATCGCTGGTGGCGGAATTTCTTGGTCGCTGTACATTTTACTATTCTGCGGATTGCCAGTAGCGCTTGATGTCTGGAATACCTTTCAAATGAAGGGCGAAGAGTACGAAATCGCATTCCAGAAGTGGAACCGCAAGCATCAGATTAAGAAAACCATCAATACAGTTTTGAATAAGTGGTTTAAAGCATTGCTGACTTAGTAGGTTTAGTGCTTTTCGCTTATTGAAAGAAAAACCCCGCAGGAGAATCGGGGTAACATTTCTGCCACATTTTTTGTGTAACACTATCTCGATCAAATCTTATTAAACACAGCAATTATTAGGATCAAACTCAATATTATCCGATAGGTCGAAGTATTTTTTCTATCTTTCTAGTGATATGTAGGTCTATCAATAGTCTGAAAATTATCTTACAGCAAAAATCTTTACAACAAATCAATCGGCTGTAGGGGCGTACAACTGTACGCCCCTACCTACAACACATTTTGCATAATGTTTTTGAATTATAAAAGATTTAGATAAGCCAGGTATAACCTGGCTAAAAAACCGAGATTTATTCTTAGAAGAAATACTAACAGCCCCACATCGTAACAACCAATAGATATGAAACAGCATTGGGCGAATATAATAATACTGACTTGGAAATATATTTCCACCTAAATAACTATGAAAGCTGAAGCAGAAAACTATACCAGGCTGACTTGTGAAGTGGAAACTACACTAAAGATAATTGGCGGACGCTGGAAGGTTTTGATTATTAAAGAATTAATGGCTGGCGTCAAACGCTTTGGCGAGTTGCAGCGGGCTTTACCTGGAGTAACCCAAAAGATGCTGACTCAGCAACTTAGAGAAATGGAGGAAGACGGTATTATTCATCGAGAAGTTTATCCGCAAATTCCACCAAAAGTGGAATATTCACTGACGCCTTTAGGAGAAACTTTGCAACCAATTCTCT
It encodes the following:
- a CDS encoding 2TM domain-containing protein, which gives rise to MTAFEPQSIRSYSQEDVQQILHLAIARQADDKDTEFSYEQLLEIAAELEIAPESLKLAERDWVVQQSQVQQRKAFDAFRQRRFQKRLGNYAIFNGFLILVDLIAGGGISWSLYILLFCGLPVALDVWNTFQMKGEEYEIAFQKWNRKHQIKKTINTVLNKWFKALLT
- a CDS encoding winged helix-turn-helix transcriptional regulator — protein: MKAEAENYTRLTCEVETTLKIIGGRWKVLIIKELMAGVKRFGELQRALPGVTQKMLTQQLREMEEDGIIHREVYPQIPPKVEYSLTPLGETLQPILYAMHEWAVQHFARTNHH